In Paenibacillus ihbetae, the following are encoded in one genomic region:
- a CDS encoding copper amine oxidase N-terminal domain-containing protein gives MSKKLSISLFALLIALTAAVGMAFAKGTIKIVVNGEEMKTDVAPQMNNNRVLVPISFVSKALGADVRWDQKNQTVSIHTKSDVQEDVWNQNLNLRGNSWADIKNLIALYMVGFDTRDDALIRSITVEGFDMIPIGGMYPSIIDYDIMDARITKDSVIVQVRVVEQEEQLSGQYWDIEIAQGKIKSMKLQHFDINEYTVFPGLTYKNQ, from the coding sequence ATGAGTAAGAAGCTTTCGATTTCGTTATTTGCGTTGCTCATTGCTTTAACCGCTGCGGTAGGAATGGCTTTTGCCAAAGGAACCATTAAAATCGTCGTGAATGGTGAGGAAATGAAAACGGACGTTGCACCGCAAATGAATAACAATCGGGTCCTGGTGCCAATAAGCTTCGTTTCAAAAGCCTTAGGTGCCGATGTCCGTTGGGACCAAAAGAATCAAACCGTATCAATCCATACGAAATCAGACGTTCAGGAAGATGTCTGGAATCAAAACCTCAATTTAAGAGGTAACAGCTGGGCAGATATCAAGAACCTGATCGCGCTTTATATGGTTGGCTTTGACACACGTGACGATGCCCTAATCCGATCCATTACCGTTGAAGGATTTGACATGATCCCAATTGGCGGCATGTACCCGTCCATTATCGATTATGATATTATGGATGCTCGCATAACGAAAGACTCTGTTATCGTACAAGTAAGGGTGGTCGAGCAAGAAGAACAACTCTCTGGGCAATACTGGGATATCGAAATTGCTCAAGGAAAAATAAAATCAATGAAACTGCAGCATTTCGATATCAACGAGTATACGGTTTTTCCAGGATTGACCTATAAAAACCAGTAG
- a CDS encoding RNA polymerase sigma factor: MDDRQLFETYKETVYLFCRYMVQSRADAEDLCQDVFFKAMIADRTNVQNTKAWLLRIAANECNTFLRRRQNGWAKELRSFMLGMPLRTPTVEETFEHREMVHTLHLQLDKLPKKTKLAFVLHYSAELSLPETAEVLNVPLGTVKSRINRGLKKMRKMLKEDPSGNWKGEETHAGAKG, encoded by the coding sequence TTGGATGACAGGCAACTGTTTGAAACGTATAAGGAGACGGTGTATCTATTTTGCCGCTATATGGTGCAGAGCCGGGCGGATGCCGAGGACCTCTGCCAGGATGTTTTTTTCAAAGCGATGATTGCTGACCGGACAAACGTGCAGAACACGAAAGCTTGGCTGCTACGAATAGCGGCTAACGAGTGCAATACGTTCCTAAGGAGGAGACAAAACGGGTGGGCCAAGGAGCTCCGCTCCTTCATGTTGGGTATGCCGCTACGGACCCCAACCGTCGAGGAGACTTTCGAGCATAGGGAAATGGTACATACTCTGCATCTGCAGCTGGACAAGCTGCCTAAGAAAACCAAGCTCGCCTTTGTGCTGCATTATTCCGCTGAGCTTTCGCTGCCGGAAACAGCCGAGGTGCTTAATGTGCCACTGGGCACGGTAAAATCTCGGATTAACCGTGGTCTTAAGAAAATGAGAAAAATGCTGAAAGAAGACCCATCGGGTAATTGGAAAGGAGAGGAGACGCATGCCGGAGCTAAAGGATGA